From a region of the Streptomyces caniferus genome:
- a CDS encoding amino acid permease has protein sequence MGYPRKLTRRFRAFDNFAISFTIINIISGIFSSFGFGMNAGGPRILIFGWIGVSIMVLFVGAAMGEIASAYPTSGALYFSAGKLAKRHQGAWSWYTGWLNFVGQVGGTAATNFAAATFIQAFIAMQWPSYEPTAQQTVGITAAILLLQALANTYTVRLVALVNRISVWWLLIGMVVIVSALALVPDHHQPSFAMHFVNNTGFTHAIYGGMLGLLVTSWTFTGFDGSFHMSEETVKATVNAPRGIMRAITYSAITGLILMLALVYAIRDYGHAASAEAPPVQILVDALGQSTAKFLLLIVIGAMLFCGLANMTSNTRQIFAFSRDGAMPGSRWWHSVSARTRTPVKAVWLAAACPLVLVLPGWWSHTAFTAVVSVNVVGLFLAYAVPIFLRLRLDDFQAGPWNLGRYGKPVAAVAVAWILISNVLFMLPQASPITPASFNYAPIALAVVLVIATVWWFATARRRFQGPVSYGRPDEVAAMDLI, from the coding sequence ATGGGCTATCCGCGGAAACTCACCCGCAGATTCCGGGCGTTCGACAATTTCGCCATTTCCTTCACCATCATCAACATCATCTCCGGGATCTTCTCCTCCTTCGGCTTCGGTATGAACGCCGGTGGTCCACGGATCCTGATCTTCGGCTGGATCGGCGTGTCGATCATGGTGCTGTTCGTCGGCGCCGCGATGGGCGAGATCGCCTCCGCCTACCCGACCAGCGGCGCGCTCTACTTCTCGGCCGGCAAGCTCGCCAAGCGGCACCAGGGCGCCTGGTCCTGGTACACGGGCTGGCTGAACTTCGTGGGCCAGGTCGGCGGGACCGCGGCCACCAACTTCGCCGCCGCCACCTTCATCCAGGCGTTCATCGCCATGCAGTGGCCGTCCTACGAGCCGACGGCGCAGCAGACGGTCGGCATCACGGCGGCCATCCTTCTCCTCCAGGCGCTGGCCAACACGTATACCGTGCGGCTGGTTGCCCTGGTGAACCGTATTTCCGTGTGGTGGCTGCTGATCGGCATGGTGGTGATCGTCAGCGCGCTGGCCCTGGTCCCCGATCACCACCAGCCGTCGTTCGCGATGCACTTCGTCAACAACACCGGCTTCACCCATGCGATTTACGGCGGAATGCTGGGCCTGCTCGTCACGAGTTGGACCTTCACGGGCTTCGACGGCAGTTTCCACATGTCTGAAGAAACGGTGAAGGCCACGGTCAACGCCCCCCGGGGCATCATGCGGGCGATCACTTACTCCGCGATCACCGGACTGATCCTCATGCTCGCGCTGGTCTACGCGATCCGTGACTATGGGCACGCCGCGAGCGCCGAGGCGCCGCCGGTGCAGATTCTCGTCGACGCACTCGGCCAAAGCACCGCGAAGTTCCTGCTGTTGATCGTTATCGGTGCGATGCTCTTCTGCGGTCTCGCCAACATGACCAGCAATACCCGGCAGATCTTTGCCTTCTCGCGGGACGGTGCGATGCCCGGCTCCCGTTGGTGGCATTCGGTGTCCGCGCGCACCCGTACCCCCGTGAAGGCCGTCTGGCTCGCCGCGGCCTGCCCCCTGGTGCTGGTGCTGCCCGGCTGGTGGTCCCACACCGCCTTCACCGCCGTGGTGAGCGTCAACGTCGTCGGCCTGTTCCTCGCCTACGCCGTGCCCATCTTCCTGCGGCTGCGCCTCGACGACTTCCAGGCCGGGCCGTGGAACCTCGGCCGGTACGGCAAGCCCGTCGCGGCGGTCGCCGTGGCCTGGATCCTGATCAGCAATGTGCTGTTCATGCTGCCCCAGGCGTCTCCCATCACCCCCGCCTCGTTCAACTACGCGCCCATCGCGCTGGCGGTGGTACTGGTCATCGCCACCGTCTGGTGGTTCGCCACCGCCCGACGGCGTTTCCAGGGACCGGTCAGCTACGGCCGTCCCGACGAGGTCGCCGCGATGGACCTGATCTAG
- a CDS encoding winged helix-turn-helix domain-containing protein produces the protein MFMNPSTTPLALRPDADFVRPPIAGPGEGPPLAVDRLPDGKWQLTLHDLEPVSVHRLPSDEVHIILAPPGEEPSRPDEPPAGQTRPEPIRIDTAARTVFLRGRQLDLPRLEFDLLAHLVLHPRRAFTREQLMAAVWPSCQSSTRTVDVHIARLRRRLGPGLRDTISTVFGIGYKYLPAPQGEGRG, from the coding sequence ATGTTTATGAACCCCTCGACGACCCCGCTTGCGTTGCGTCCGGACGCCGACTTCGTCCGGCCGCCCATAGCCGGGCCCGGCGAAGGGCCACCCCTGGCGGTCGACCGGCTACCCGACGGAAAGTGGCAATTGACCCTGCACGACCTGGAACCCGTATCGGTGCACCGGCTGCCGTCCGACGAGGTCCACATCATCCTGGCGCCACCGGGCGAGGAACCGTCCCGGCCCGACGAGCCACCGGCCGGCCAGACCCGGCCGGAGCCGATCCGGATCGATACCGCGGCCCGGACGGTCTTCCTCAGAGGACGCCAACTCGATCTGCCACGGCTGGAGTTCGACCTGCTCGCCCATCTCGTGCTGCATCCCCGGCGCGCCTTTACCCGGGAACAGCTGATGGCCGCCGTCTGGCCCAGCTGCCAGTCCAGCACCCGCACGGTCGACGTCCACATCGCCCGGCTCCGCCGTCGCCTGGGCCCCGGCCTGCGCGACACCATCAGCACGGTCTTCGGCATCGGCTACAAGTACCTGCCGGCCCCACAGGGCGAGGGCCGCGGCTGA
- a CDS encoding hydrogenase maturation protein encodes MRILLIAGAFNSLTQRVHAELGERGHHVGVELVTSGTPLLEVVRRHAPDLIVAPMLKTAVPREVWSAYTCLIVHPGPVGDRGPSSVDWAVHLGAERWGVTVLQANEEMDAGDIWAAAEFPVPGVGKSDLYRNEIADGAIEAVLSAVARVASGTHRPQPQADLPDTARPGRPRPPFRQDLRRIDWRSDPTDTVVRKLRAADSQPGVRDELLGDTWHLHGGHPEDTLTGRPGELLATRCGAICRATADGAVWIPELRAPRAPGEPATPKLPATLALGDRLPRLPEVPAPLDPGDGPRTWSDIRYREDGPAGFLEFSFPGGAMSTGHCRRLLAAYRHACARPTSVLVLGGRRDFFSNGIHLHVIEAAADPAEESWANINAMDDLVGAVLTTTDRLVVAALGGNAAAGGAMLALAADEVWCRSSVVLNPHYRLMGLYGSEYWTYTLPRRAGREVAGQLTARALPMTAAAGARLGLVDRIIDCTAQDFAARTARLAGRLASAPATQARIATKKAARERDEAERPLAAYREQELARMHRIFFDPDEPYHALRRAFVRKDPAAGTPSHLNASPAGA; translated from the coding sequence GTGCGCATTCTGCTCATTGCCGGCGCGTTCAACAGCCTGACGCAGCGCGTCCACGCGGAACTCGGCGAGCGGGGACACCACGTGGGCGTGGAGCTGGTGACGAGCGGGACACCGCTCTTGGAGGTCGTGCGCCGGCACGCCCCGGACCTGATCGTGGCACCGATGCTCAAGACGGCCGTGCCCCGTGAGGTGTGGTCGGCGTACACCTGCCTGATCGTGCACCCCGGCCCCGTCGGCGACCGCGGCCCGTCGTCGGTGGACTGGGCGGTGCACCTGGGCGCCGAACGGTGGGGGGTGACGGTCCTGCAGGCCAATGAGGAGATGGACGCCGGCGACATCTGGGCCGCGGCCGAGTTCCCCGTCCCCGGCGTGGGCAAGAGCGACCTGTACCGCAACGAGATCGCCGATGGCGCGATCGAGGCGGTGCTGTCGGCCGTCGCCCGCGTGGCGTCCGGCACCCACCGGCCGCAGCCGCAGGCCGACCTCCCCGACACCGCGAGACCCGGCCGCCCCCGGCCGCCCTTCCGCCAGGACCTGCGCCGGATCGACTGGCGGTCCGACCCCACCGACACCGTCGTGCGCAAGCTGCGCGCCGCCGACTCCCAGCCCGGCGTGCGCGACGAACTCCTCGGCGACACCTGGCATTTGCACGGCGGGCACCCCGAGGACACCCTGACGGGCCGGCCCGGTGAGCTGCTCGCCACCCGGTGCGGCGCGATCTGCCGGGCGACGGCCGACGGCGCGGTATGGATCCCGGAACTGCGGGCACCCCGCGCGCCGGGGGAGCCCGCCACCCCCAAACTGCCCGCCACCCTGGCGCTGGGCGACCGTCTCCCGCGGCTCCCCGAGGTCCCGGCCCCGCTCGACCCCGGCGACGGCCCCCGCACCTGGAGCGACATCCGTTACCGCGAGGACGGCCCGGCCGGGTTCCTGGAGTTCTCCTTCCCCGGCGGCGCGATGAGCACCGGCCACTGCCGGCGCCTGCTCGCCGCCTACCGCCACGCCTGTGCCCGGCCGACCTCCGTGCTGGTTCTCGGCGGCCGCCGGGACTTCTTCTCCAACGGCATCCATCTCCATGTCATCGAGGCCGCCGCCGACCCCGCCGAGGAGTCCTGGGCCAACATCAACGCCATGGACGACCTGGTGGGCGCCGTCCTGACCACCACCGACCGGCTGGTGGTCGCCGCGCTCGGCGGCAATGCCGCGGCGGGTGGGGCGATGCTGGCCCTCGCCGCCGACGAGGTGTGGTGCCGCTCGTCCGTGGTGCTCAACCCCCACTACCGGCTGATGGGGCTCTACGGTTCGGAGTACTGGACCTATACGCTGCCCCGCCGGGCGGGTCGCGAGGTGGCCGGGCAACTGACCGCCCGTGCCCTGCCGATGACCGCGGCGGCCGGAGCACGGCTCGGCCTGGTCGACCGGATCATCGACTGCACCGCGCAGGACTTCGCCGCACGGACCGCCCGGCTCGCCGGCCGGCTGGCGTCGGCACCCGCGACCCAGGCCCGGATCGCCACGAAGAAGGCCGCCCGCGAACGCGACGAGGCCGAGCGGCCGCTCGCCGCCTACCGGGAGCAGGAACTGGCGCGTATGCACCGCATCTTCTTCGACCCGGACGAGCCCTATCACGCCCTGCGCCGCGCCTTCGTGCGCAAGGACCCCGCGGCCGGGACCCCCTCGCATCTGAACGCCTCGCCCGCCGGGGCCTGA
- a CDS encoding MFS transporter, whose protein sequence is MSARNVAPADREVPEQRRILAVLVFSQILSGAGLAAGITVGALLAEEMLGSTGLAGVPSALFTAGAALGAVGIGQICRRHGRRPGLALGYAVGALGSLGVVVAAALGSAVLLFAALVVYGAGTATNLMARYAGADLASPARRGRAVSTVLLATTLGAVIGPNLVTLTGQVAHSWGIPRLAGPFLLAVAAFGAASVTLACLLRPDPLRLAEKLAAARAEAAAESPADGADSASDARPDRRGLVTGTLVMILTQFVMIAVMTMTPVHMRAHGHGTQEAGLVIALHVGAMFLPSPLTGLLVDRVGRRWIAGASGPVLLAAGLVAAMAPHSVPALATALVLLGIGWNFGLVSGTALVTDALPPARRASTQGLVDVGIALAGAAGGMSSGPVVVLGGYPTLALAGGILALAVVPLLAWAARRPPHTGTALAAAPAEKEQT, encoded by the coding sequence ATGAGCGCTCGCAACGTTGCCCCTGCCGACCGCGAGGTACCGGAACAGCGGCGGATCCTGGCTGTCCTGGTGTTCTCCCAGATCCTCAGCGGCGCGGGCCTGGCCGCGGGGATCACCGTCGGCGCGCTGCTCGCCGAGGAGATGCTCGGCTCGACCGGTCTGGCGGGCGTGCCCAGTGCACTGTTCACCGCCGGGGCCGCACTCGGCGCCGTCGGCATCGGCCAGATCTGCCGGCGCCACGGCCGGCGCCCCGGTCTTGCCCTCGGGTACGCCGTCGGGGCGCTCGGCAGCCTCGGGGTCGTGGTGGCGGCCGCCCTGGGCAGTGCGGTGCTGCTCTTCGCGGCGCTGGTGGTCTACGGGGCGGGCACCGCGACGAACCTGATGGCGCGTTATGCGGGTGCGGATCTGGCCTCGCCCGCGCGGCGCGGCCGGGCGGTGAGCACGGTGCTCCTCGCCACCACGCTCGGCGCGGTGATCGGACCCAACCTGGTGACGCTCACGGGTCAGGTCGCGCACTCCTGGGGCATCCCCCGCCTCGCCGGGCCGTTCCTGCTCGCCGTCGCCGCGTTCGGGGCGGCCTCGGTGACGCTGGCCTGCCTGCTGCGGCCCGATCCGCTGCGGCTGGCCGAGAAGCTGGCCGCGGCACGGGCGGAGGCGGCGGCCGAGAGCCCCGCCGACGGGGCCGACAGCGCGTCGGATGCCCGGCCGGACCGGCGCGGGCTGGTCACCGGCACCCTGGTCATGATCCTCACCCAGTTCGTGATGATCGCGGTCATGACCATGACGCCGGTTCACATGCGGGCGCACGGCCATGGCACACAGGAGGCCGGACTGGTCATCGCCCTCCATGTCGGCGCGATGTTCCTGCCCTCCCCGCTCACCGGTCTGCTGGTCGACCGGGTGGGCCGGCGCTGGATCGCCGGCGCGTCCGGTCCGGTCCTGCTGGCCGCCGGGCTGGTCGCCGCCATGGCGCCGCACTCCGTACCCGCGCTCGCCACGGCACTGGTACTGCTCGGTATCGGCTGGAACTTCGGGCTGGTCAGCGGCACCGCCCTGGTGACCGACGCGCTGCCGCCCGCCCGCCGCGCCTCGACACAGGGGCTGGTGGACGTCGGCATCGCCCTCGCGGGCGCGGCGGGAGGCATGTCCTCGGGGCCGGTCGTCGTCCTGGGGGGCTACCCGACGCTGGCGCTGGCCGGCGGCATCCTCGCGCTGGCGGTCGTACCCCTCCTCGCATGGGCGGCCCGCCGGCCGCCGCACACCGGCACCGCGCTCGCCGCAGCCCCCGCCGAAAAGGAACAGACATGA
- a CDS encoding carbonic anhydrase: METFIQHARGLTARIADRREEQETYGRLAAGQSPLALFITCSDSRVVPSLITGARPGELFELRTAGNAVPVYREDMAACAEAATIEYAMRVLGVADIVVCGHSHCGAVGARARGEDLTGAPAVRDWLAQQLSDQLPRDEEPTVAAAVQQHVREQVDRLRGYPCVQERLAAGEVNLHGWFYEVHTGLVASHHPASDLFLPL; this comes from the coding sequence GTGGAGACCTTCATTCAGCATGCCCGGGGCCTGACGGCCCGTATCGCCGACCGGCGGGAAGAACAGGAGACCTACGGCCGGCTCGCCGCCGGACAGTCCCCCCTCGCCCTGTTCATCACCTGTTCCGACTCACGGGTCGTCCCGTCCCTGATCACCGGGGCGCGGCCCGGCGAACTCTTCGAACTGCGCACCGCCGGCAACGCCGTGCCCGTCTACCGCGAGGACATGGCGGCCTGCGCGGAAGCGGCGACCATCGAGTACGCGATGCGCGTCCTGGGCGTGGCCGACATCGTGGTGTGCGGTCATTCGCACTGCGGCGCGGTCGGTGCCAGGGCCCGCGGTGAGGACCTGACCGGCGCGCCCGCCGTACGCGACTGGCTGGCGCAGCAGCTCTCCGACCAACTGCCCAGGGACGAGGAACCGACCGTCGCCGCCGCGGTCCAGCAGCATGTGCGCGAGCAGGTCGACCGGCTGCGGGGCTACCCCTGCGTCCAGGAGCGGCTGGCCGCCGGCGAGGTGAATCTGCACGGGTGGTTCTACGAAGTGCACACCGGCCTGGTGGCCTCGCACCACCCCGCCTCCGACCTGTTCCTCCCGCTGTGA
- a CDS encoding SulP family inorganic anion transporter, producing the protein MKRFTSFRADFTASLVVFLVAVPLCVGVAVASGVPAELGLVTGVVGGLLTGLLPGSSLQVSGPAAGLTVLVFEAVKEYGIGALGALVLAAGALQLAMGALKLGRWFRAISVAVVQGMLAGIGLVLIAGQLYALADAKAPGSGLANLGGMPGLITATAGSGTALAALAIGTGTIAVLVLWPRWRRAARILPAPLAAVALATVAVWALDLPVARVEVSGLLHAIQPPGLADLGRLTEIGVLGTVLAFALIASAESLFSAAAVDRLHDGPRTEYDKELMAQGAGNAVCGLLGALPMTAVIVRSAANVQAGAKTKASRVLHGVWLLVFAAAFPAALGVVPVAALAGVLVHAGCKLIPLRELRPLWREHRGEAVVLLVTALAIVTVNMFEGVLIGLLMAIAKTAWETSHVHLDIHTPDDEDEPVTVRAVGNATFLRLPKILDQLEALPADRKVELDLTGLRHLDHACGTALTNWAEQHRRTRRAVELVS; encoded by the coding sequence ATGAAGCGCTTCACCTCCTTCCGGGCGGACTTCACCGCCTCCCTCGTCGTGTTCCTCGTGGCCGTCCCGCTGTGTGTCGGGGTGGCCGTCGCCTCCGGGGTCCCGGCCGAACTGGGCCTGGTCACCGGTGTGGTCGGCGGGCTGCTCACCGGCCTGCTGCCGGGCAGCAGCCTCCAGGTCAGCGGCCCCGCCGCCGGTCTGACGGTGCTGGTCTTCGAAGCCGTCAAGGAGTACGGCATCGGCGCGCTCGGCGCACTGGTACTGGCGGCCGGCGCGCTGCAACTGGCCATGGGCGCCCTGAAGTTGGGGCGCTGGTTCCGGGCGATTTCGGTCGCCGTGGTCCAGGGCATGCTGGCCGGCATCGGCCTGGTCCTGATCGCCGGACAGCTCTACGCCCTCGCCGACGCCAAGGCGCCGGGCAGCGGACTCGCCAACCTCGGTGGCATGCCGGGCCTGATCACCGCCACCGCGGGGTCGGGCACGGCCCTGGCCGCGCTCGCCATCGGCACCGGCACCATCGCCGTCCTGGTGCTGTGGCCGCGCTGGCGGCGCGCCGCGCGGATCCTCCCCGCGCCGCTGGCCGCGGTGGCGCTCGCCACCGTCGCGGTGTGGGCGCTGGATCTGCCCGTCGCACGCGTCGAGGTGAGCGGGCTGCTGCACGCGATCCAGCCGCCCGGCCTCGCCGACCTCGGCCGGCTGACCGAGATCGGGGTGCTCGGCACGGTCCTCGCCTTCGCGCTGATCGCGTCCGCCGAGTCCCTCTTCAGCGCGGCCGCGGTCGACCGGCTGCACGACGGGCCGCGCACGGAGTACGACAAGGAACTGATGGCCCAGGGCGCGGGCAACGCCGTCTGCGGCCTCCTCGGCGCCCTGCCGATGACCGCCGTCATCGTCCGCAGCGCGGCCAATGTGCAGGCGGGCGCGAAGACCAAGGCCTCGCGGGTGCTGCACGGTGTCTGGCTGCTGGTGTTCGCCGCGGCGTTCCCGGCCGCGCTGGGTGTGGTGCCGGTCGCCGCGCTGGCGGGCGTACTGGTCCACGCGGGCTGCAAGCTCATCCCGCTGCGCGAGCTGCGGCCGCTGTGGCGCGAGCACCGGGGCGAGGCGGTGGTCCTCCTGGTCACGGCCCTCGCGATCGTGACGGTCAACATGTTCGAGGGCGTCCTCATCGGCCTGCTGATGGCGATCGCGAAGACGGCCTGGGAGACCTCCCACGTCCACCTCGACATCCACACCCCGGACGACGAGGACGAACCGGTGACGGTACGCGCCGTCGGCAACGCCACGTTCCTGCGGCTGCCCAAGATCCTCGACCAGTTGGAAGCACTGCCCGCCGACCGGAAGGTGGAGCTCGACCTGACCGGGCTGCGCCATCTCGACCACGCGTGTGGCACCGCGCTGACGAACTGGGCCGAGCAGCACCGTCGTACCCGGCGGGCGGTGGAGCTGGTGTCCTGA
- a CDS encoding nitroreductase family deazaflavin-dependent oxidoreductase, with translation MPLQGEYEPSPEQWVRDQVEEYEGSGGTKGTTIRGMPVVVLTTRGAKSGKIRKSPLMRVEHDGVYAVVASMGGAPRHPVWYHNVVADPRVELQDGPARRDMTAREVTGEEKALWWGRAVEAYPDYADYQEKTERQIPVFVLEPAAAAH, from the coding sequence ATGCCGCTTCAGGGTGAGTACGAGCCGAGCCCGGAGCAGTGGGTACGCGATCAGGTCGAGGAGTACGAGGGCTCCGGCGGGACGAAGGGCACCACGATCCGGGGAATGCCCGTCGTGGTCCTGACCACCCGGGGCGCGAAGAGCGGGAAGATCCGCAAGAGTCCGCTGATGCGGGTGGAGCACGACGGGGTGTACGCGGTGGTGGCCTCCATGGGCGGCGCGCCCCGGCACCCGGTCTGGTACCACAACGTCGTGGCGGACCCCCGGGTGGAACTGCAGGACGGCCCGGCGCGCCGGGACATGACGGCCCGTGAGGTCACCGGCGAGGAGAAGGCCCTGTGGTGGGGCCGTGCCGTCGAGGCGTACCCCGATTACGCCGACTACCAGGAGAAGACGGAGCGTCAGATTCCGGTGTTCGTCCTGGAGCCGGCGGCCGCGGCGCACTGA
- a CDS encoding ABC transporter permease, translated as MTRTLVPPRAGRIRAPGSRAPVALAVPALVAVVFLLMPLVGILARTTWSDLGTHLTSPGVLEALRLSLLVSFSALGLSLLLGVPLAWLLARVDFPGKALVRSLVLLPMVLPPTVGGVALLMGFGRRGLLGPWLEGTFGIVLPFHTSGAVVAATFVAMPFLVISLEGTLAGLRTSYEETAASLGASPVRVFRTVTLPMVAPGLAAGAALTWARALGEFGATITFAGNLPGTTQTLPLQVYLLLQGSPEAATSVSLLLLVIAMGVLVCLRGRWTGATTTRTARTARTVPTSDDTDLAAPPVPRVEEPAATSAAPGERWPLHADVTGFNQLTLDAEPGTTLAVVGPNGAGKTTLLRALLGLTPRARATLHLGDTDVTALPPHRRGVAWVPQDGALFPHLTALANTAYGLRAHGTPRVEARRTAQRWLDRLGVGPLAHRKPAQLSGGQAQRVALARALAARPRLLLLDEPLAALDQTTRAHVRHTLRRHLAGFGGVCLIVTHDPVEAVSLADRVLVLQDGRALQDAPPAEVTRHPRSPWVARMLGRNAWPGTATEDGLALSDGGRLVAADRLPDGTRALAIIAPEAVSLHLEKPTGSPRNVWPGTVREITSAGSRLRILVTSPKAPDLVAEITPSAALELGLADGVSVWTSVKATEVSLVTL; from the coding sequence ATGACACGCACCCTCGTCCCGCCCCGCGCGGGCAGGATCCGCGCGCCGGGCAGCCGTGCCCCGGTCGCGCTGGCCGTGCCCGCGCTGGTGGCCGTCGTGTTCCTGCTGATGCCGCTGGTCGGCATCCTCGCCCGCACCACCTGGAGCGACCTCGGCACCCATCTGACCAGCCCGGGCGTCCTCGAAGCGCTCCGGCTGTCGCTGCTGGTGTCGTTCTCGGCGCTGGGGCTCTCGCTGCTGCTGGGAGTACCGCTGGCCTGGCTGTTGGCGCGGGTCGACTTCCCCGGCAAAGCGCTGGTCCGCTCGCTGGTGCTGCTGCCGATGGTGCTGCCGCCGACCGTCGGCGGTGTCGCGCTGCTCATGGGATTCGGCCGCCGCGGACTCCTCGGTCCCTGGCTGGAGGGCACCTTCGGCATCGTGCTGCCGTTCCACACCTCGGGTGCGGTGGTCGCCGCCACCTTCGTCGCGATGCCCTTCCTCGTCATCAGCCTGGAGGGCACACTCGCCGGACTGCGCACGAGCTACGAGGAGACCGCGGCCTCCCTCGGCGCCTCGCCCGTACGGGTCTTTCGCACCGTCACCCTCCCCATGGTCGCCCCCGGCCTCGCCGCCGGTGCCGCGCTGACCTGGGCCCGCGCGCTGGGCGAATTCGGCGCGACGATCACCTTCGCCGGCAACCTGCCCGGCACCACCCAGACCCTGCCGCTCCAGGTCTACCTGCTGCTCCAGGGGTCCCCGGAGGCCGCCACCTCGGTCTCGCTGCTGCTGCTCGTCATCGCCATGGGCGTCCTGGTCTGCCTGCGCGGCCGCTGGACCGGCGCGACCACCACCCGCACCGCCCGCACCGCCCGCACCGTGCCCACCTCGGACGACACCGATCTGGCGGCGCCGCCCGTCCCCCGCGTCGAGGAACCCGCGGCGACCTCGGCGGCGCCCGGGGAGCGCTGGCCGCTGCACGCCGACGTCACCGGCTTCAACCAGCTGACCCTGGACGCCGAACCGGGCACCACCCTCGCCGTCGTCGGCCCCAACGGCGCCGGCAAGACCACCCTGCTGCGTGCCCTGCTCGGACTCACCCCGCGCGCCCGCGCCACGCTGCACCTCGGGGACACCGACGTCACCGCCCTGCCCCCGCACCGCCGCGGCGTCGCCTGGGTCCCCCAGGACGGTGCCCTCTTCCCGCATCTGACGGCCCTGGCCAACACCGCGTACGGGCTGCGCGCCCACGGCACCCCGCGCGTCGAGGCCCGCCGCACCGCACAGCGGTGGCTCGACCGGCTCGGCGTCGGCCCGCTCGCGCACCGCAAGCCCGCCCAGCTCTCCGGCGGGCAGGCGCAACGCGTCGCCCTCGCACGGGCGTTGGCCGCCCGGCCCCGGCTGCTGCTGCTCGACGAACCGCTCGCCGCGCTCGACCAGACCACCCGCGCGCATGTCCGGCACACGCTGCGCCGCCATCTCGCGGGCTTCGGCGGCGTCTGTCTGATCGTCACCCATGACCCCGTCGAGGCGGTCTCGCTCGCCGACCGGGTCCTCGTCCTGCAGGACGGCCGCGCCCTCCAGGACGCCCCGCCCGCCGAGGTCACCCGGCACCCGCGCTCGCCCTGGGTCGCCCGGATGCTGGGCCGTAACGCCTGGCCGGGCACCGCCACCGAAGACGGCCTCGCGCTCTCCGACGGCGGCCGCCTCGTCGCCGCCGACCGGCTCCCCGACGGCACCCGGGCGCTGGCGATCATCGCTCCCGAGGCCGTGTCGCTGCACCTCGAGAAGCCCACCGGCAGCCCCCGCAACGTCTGGCCGGGCACCGTCCGGGAGATCACCTCGGCGGGCAGCCGGCTGCGGATCCTCGTCACCTCGCCAAAGGCCCCCGACCTGGTGGCCGAAATCACCCCCTCGGCCGCCCTCGAACTCGGCCTCGCGGACGGCGTTTCCGTGTGGACCAGCGTCAAGGCCACCGAGGTCTCCCTCGTGACGCTCTGA